CCGGCCGGCTTCCGCGGCGGCGACAACGACAGCCGGATCCTCGCCGTCGCCAAGAACCTCGCCAACGAGGGACGCGACGTCACCGTGGTCTCCAAGGACCTGCCGATGCGGGTCAAGGCCTCCGCCATGGGCCTGCTCGCGGACGAGTACCGCAACGAGCTGGTCAAAGACTCGGGCTGGACCGGCATCGCCGAAATCGACGCCGCCGAGGACGAGGTGGCCACCCTCTACGGCCACGAGCCGGTCTTCATCCCGGCCGCGGCCGAGCTGCCGGTGAACACCGGGCTGGTCCTGCTGTCCAGCCGCGGTTCGGCCCTGGGCCGCGTCGGGGCCGACAAGCAGGTTCGCCTGGTGAAGGGGGACCGGGACGTGTTCGGCCTGCACGGCCGCTCCGCCGAACAGCGTCTGGCCATCGACCTGCTGATGGACCCGTCCGTGGGGATTGTCTCCCTCGGCGGCCGCGCCGGCACCGGGAAGTCCGCCCTGGCCCTGTGCGCCGGCCTCGAGGCGGTCCTGGAGCGCCGTGAGCACCGCAAGGTCATCGTGTTCCGACCCCTGTACGCCGTCGGCGGCCAGGAGCTCGGCTACCTGCCCGGGTCCGAGTCCGAGAAAATGAACCCGTGGGCCCAGGCCGTCTTCGACACCCTCGGGGCGCTGGTCAGCCAGGAGGTGGTCGAGGAGGTCATGGATCGCGGCATGCTCGAGGTTATGCCGCTCACGCACATCCGCGGCCGCTCCCTGCACGACGCCTTCGTGATCGTGGACGAGGCGCAGTCCCTCGAGAAGAACGTGCTGCTCACGGTGATGAGCCGGATCGGCCAGAACTCCAAGATCGTGCTGACCCACGACGTCGCCCAGCGCGATAACCTCCGGGTGGGACGGCACGACGGCGTCGCCGCCGTCGTCGAAACCCTCAAGGGCCACCCGCTCTTCGGGCACATCACCCTGACCCGCTCCGAGCGCTCGCCGATCGCGGCTCTGGTGACGGACATGCTCGAGGGGGCTGAGATCTAGGGCAACGTCTGTTTGGGGCCGTGGCCGCGTTCGCCGGGCCTCGGCCCCTTTGCCGTGTGGCGTGGCCGCGTTCGCCGGGCCTCGGCCCCTTTGCCGTGTGGCGTGGTCGGGTCCGCCGGGCCTCGGCCCCTTTGCCGTGTGGCGTGGTCGGGTCCGCCGGGCCTCGGCCCCTTCGCCGTCGCTTAGACACAACGACGGCGACCCGCTGCGGTCGCTGGGCGACCTCCGGGGCCGCCGTCGTCGCGATGCGCGACTACGCGAAGGGGCCGCGGCACGGCTCGTGCGTCCGTCACCCTCGCGGGGACGCGGTGGGCCGCGTAGGAGCGCATCGCCGACCAGAGCGGAGCGAAGGTCCCCCAGCGACCGCGGCGCAGCGACGGGAGGTGTCTAAGCGACGGCGGGGCGCCGTGGCCCCGCTCGCGGGGTCCTACAGGCCGATGCCCAGGTGCTTGGCGGTGGGTTCGTGGCCTTCGACTTTCAGGGTCCAGTCGGGGCGTTTGAAGGTGGCGGGCGTGAGGCGGACCCGTTGGGCGTCCCGGAGCTGGCCGCCCCAATTGGCGCGGGTGGTGCCGTTGAGTTCGTAGCCGAGCGAGCGGGAAACGCCCAGGGATTGCTGGTTCCAGGCGGCTGCCTCGGATTCGGCGACCTCGGCGTCGAGCCAGTCGAAGGCGTAGAGGGCGACGGCGGCGCGCATTTCCTTGCCTAGTCCCTGGCCCTGCACGCTCTGGGTGAGCCAGGAGCCGGTGCTGACCGTCTTCAGGGTGGCGAAGTCCTTGGCCCCGAGGTCCTGGCAACCGATGAACTCGCCGTCGTGCCAGATGCCCAGCAGCAGGGTCCAGTCCTGCGGCGACATGGTTCCGCGGCAACGCCAGTACCACTGCGCCATGTTCGGCCCCAGCTCCTCGGCGGGGGATTCGGTCCAGGGCGTGCTGAAGGGGCTGCGGCCGGGTTCGTGGATGCCGCTCCGGGCCGCCCGCACCGCTGCCGGGATATCTTCGTCTCGGATGGGACGGAGCGTGAGGCGGGGCGTGGTCAGGGTGAGGCCAAAGGGCGGCCAGTAGCGGGCGAGTTCAGTCATCCGGGAAGCCTAGCGGCGGGGAGCAGGGGCCGCCAGTCACATCAACCCGGCGGGGAGCGGCGCGGGCGCGGCAAAAACCGGTAGCATCCGAGGGTGATCCATCGTCTCGGCGAACTCGGGGGAGCCGCCCCGCTGGCCTTCTGGCTGGTGCTGCTGGCGTGCGCGTACTTCGCCGTTATGGCGGCCCGGCTGACCGTCATCGACATCCGGCACCACCTGCTCCCCAACCGGATCATCTTTCCCTCCTATGCGGTCGCGGGTGTGCTGCTGCTTGGCGGCGCGGCGGCCGACGGCGGCGCGGGACTGTTCGGTGTGCCCGGACTCCGGGTCCTGGCCGGCGCCGCGGTCCTCTGGCTGTTCTACTTCCTGCTGCGCGCCGTCTACCCGCCCGGGATGGGCTTCGGGGACGTCAAGCTTGCGGGGGTGCTGGGCCTTTACCTCGGGTTCCTCGGCTGGGCCCACGTCTTCGCCGGGACCTTCGCGGCCTTCCTGTTCGGCGGACTCTGGAGCGTGGCCCTGCTCCTGACGCGGCGCGGAACGCTGAAGTCGGACATCCCGTTCGGCCCCTTTATGCTGGCGGGCACGGCGGCTGCGATGCTGCTGCTGCCCGCGGGCTAGGCTGGCGGCATGGCCACTCCGGACTTCATCCTGAAACTGCGCGAGAAGATCGGCCACGAGTCGCTGTGGATTCCGGGCGCGCGGGCGGTGGTCTTCGACGACGCCGGCCGGGTCCTGCTCGGCCAGCGGGCGGACAACGGCCAATGGGGGCTGATCACCGGGATCCTGGAACCGGGCGAGGAGCCGGCGCCGGGGCTGCTGCGGGAGGTCCTGGAGGAAACCGGGGTGGTGGCCGTAGCCGAACGGCTCGTCTCGGTGGATGCCGTCGGTCCCACCACTTATCCCAACGGCGACGTCTGCCACTTCCTGACCCTGGTCTTCCGGTGCCGCTTCGTCTCGGGGGAGGCGCGCGTCAACGACGATGAATCCCTCGCCGTGGGATGGTTCCGGCCCGAGGAGTTTCCCGAGCTGATGCCGGGCCATCTGGAGGCCATTGAGCGCGCGCGGGAACCGGACGGCGCGGCGCACTTCCGCAGCTGAGCTGCCGACGGACTGACCGGCCCGGCGCCGGTTAAAGCACGACGGCGGTCGGCGCCTTTCGCTGGAAAGGTGCCGGCCGCCGTCGGACACGCTGCCCGCAGGAGCAGGCGGTGGGGGCTAGGCCTTGTGCGGCGGCCGCGTCATGGACATGACGTCCAGGGCGGTGTCCAGCTGCTCTTCGGTCAGCTCGCCGCGCTCGAGGAAGCCCATCGCCACCACGGTCTCGCGGATCGTCAGGCCCTCGGCGACGGCCTTCTTGGCGATCTTGGCGGCGTTCTCGTAGCCGATGAACTTGTTCAGCGGCGTAACGATGGACGGCGAGGCCTCTGCGAGGAAACGGGCCCGCTCGACATTGGCGGTGATGCCGTCAATCATCTTGTCGGCCATAACACGGCTGGTGTTCGCCAGCAGGCGGACGGATTCGAGCAGGTTGGCGGCCATCACGGGGATGCCGACGTTGAGCTCGAAGGCGCCGTTGGTGCCGGACCAGGCGATGGCGGTGTCGTTGCCGATGACCTGGGCGCAGACCATGATGGACGCCTCGCAGATGACCGGGTTGACCTTGCCGGGCATGATCGAGGAGCCGGGCTGCAGGTCCGGGATCGCGATTTCGCCGAGGCCGGTGTTGGGGCCGGAGCCCATCCAGCGCAGGTCGTTGTTGATCTTCATGAAGGAGATCGCGATGTTGCGCAGCTGGCTGGACGCCTCGATCAGTCCGTCGCGGTTGGCCTGGGCCTCGAAGTGGTCGCGGGCCTCGGTCAGCGGCAGCCCGGTGTCCGCGGCGAGGAGCTCGATGACACGCTCCGGGAAGCCGGCCGGGGTGTTGATGCCGGTGCCGACGGCGGTGCCGCCGAGCGGAACCTCGGCAACGCGGGGGAGGGAGGCGTTGATGCGTTCGATGCCGTAGCGGACCTGCGCGGCGTAGCCGCCGAACTCCTGGCCGAGGGTGACCGGGGTGGCGTCCATTAGGTGGGTGCGGCCGGACTTCACGACGTCCTTGAACTCGACGGCCTTGCGCTCCAGCGACTCCGCGAGGTACCCCAGTGCCGGGATCAGGTCGTTGATCAGGGCGGACGTGGCAGCCACGTGGACCGAGGTCGGGAAAACGTCGTTGGAGGACTGCGAGGCGTTGACGTGGTCGTTCGGGTGGACCACCTTCTCGCTGCCGGCGGCCTTGAGCGCACGGGAGGCGAGCTCGGCCAGGACCTCGTTGGTGTTCATGTTCGAGGAGGTTCCGGATCCGGTCTGGAACACGTCGATCGGGAAGTCGCCGTCGTACTTCCCGGCGGCGACCTCGTCGGCGGCGTCGGCGATCGCCTGGGCCAGCTCGCCGTCGAGCACCCCCAGCTCCGCGTTGGCCTGGGCGGCAGCCTTCTTGACCCGGGCGAGGGCCTCGATGTGGGCGCGCTCCAGGGTCTTGCCGGAGATCGGGAAGTTTTCGACCGCACGCTGCGTCTGGGCACGGTACAGCGCGTTCACGGGGACGCGGACTTCGCCCATCGTGTCGTGTTCAATGCGGAACTCTTCAGTGTTCAAATCTGCTGTGGAAGTCATGGGGCTAGCTTATTCTGCCCAAGCGTCCCACCGAAAACCGTGAACCGGCGCTGAAGCGGGGCTACTGGAGCTCGCCGATGCCGGAAACGAGATCCGCGCGGCCCTCGGCGAGGCGGTAGGCCAGCCCGATCACGGCGGCGCGTCCACCCTCGACGGCGTCGGAAATCACCCGGGAGCTGTCCACGAGGCGCTGCGAGGTTTGCTTGACGTTCTCCACGACCATGTCGTTGACGTCATGCTGGTCGTTGCGCATCGAGGTCAGCACGGCGGGAGTGATGCGTTCGACCAGGCTGCGGATGAACCCGGCCGGCATCTCTCCGGTCTCCACGGCGTTCTTGGTGGCGATGACCGCGCCGCAGCTGTCGTGGCCGAGGACCACGATCAGGGGCACGCCGAGGACGCCGATGCTGTATTCGATCGAGCCGAGGACGGCGTCGTCGATCACCTGGCCGGCCGTCCGGACGACGAATGCGTCCCCGAGGCCGAGGTCGAAGATGATTTCGGCGGCGAGGCGGGAGTCGGCACAGCCGAAGATGACGGCAAAGGGGTTCTGGGTCTCCACCAGCGAGGAGCGCCGCGAGGCGTCCTGGTTGGGGTGGGAGGATTCACCGGCGACGAAGCGTTCGTTGCCTTCGCGCAGCCGGCGCCAGGCGAGGGCGGGAGTCAGGTAAGTAGCCACGGCCCCTACTTTACGGCGTGGGGGTGGCCGAGGGTGAAACTGTTGCTGCCGGGGCGTCCAGCGCCTTCACGACGGCCGCCGCGAGCACGGAAAACTCCTCGAGCTGAGCGGGGCCGGTCAGGACCACGGTGGTCCCGCGGTAGTCGAGCACCATGGACTTCTCGCCCTTGCCGGTGTCACGCAGTTGCCAGTCGCGCCCGCCGGCGGTCCGAGTCCCGGTCACCGGGGCGCTTTTGGTCTGCTGCAGCAGCCACGTCGGATTGGACTGGCGGGTCTGGACCAGCCCGATGAAGGAGTCCTTGGGCGTCAGGTAGCCGACTTCCCAGGTGGCCACGCCGCTGCCTGTGCCGGACTCCCAGCGGGCGTAATTCGAACGGAATGTGTCGCCGGTATCCGGCGCCACCGGTGTGAATCCGGCCACACCCGCCGCGTTTTTCGCGATGGCGCTGACGTTGATGTCCGGATGGTAGCCGTCGCTCTTCGGCGACGGGTTCATCAGCACCACCGGCAGGAAGGCGGCGATGCTCAGGACCAGCGCGATGATCATGCCGATCACCGAGGCATTGGCCCGCTTGGCGGCGGCCGCGCGGATGACGGGCTTCACGGGCTGGCCGCCGGCGGCGCCTTCGGCGCCGGGTGCTGCTCCGCCGGCCGGCGATCCGGGGGCCTTGGGCGACGTGTCCTGCAATTCATTCACCCCTCTATAGTCGCCCATTCCGGGCCGATCTCACATTCGACGGGAGGGTGCCGGCCGGTGCCGGGCGGTTCACGGTGTGGTCATTCCATGACCGATCGCGGCCGCCGCGACTATGATCAGTTACAGACGGATCACCGTGGCGGCCGGACCCCGGATGCCCCGGGTTCAACGATCGCCACTCGAAGAAGAGGTTCACGTGTCACCAGCGTCCATGACCCAGAAGTACTCCACGCTTTCCCCGTCGCTCGCCGTCGGAATCGATGAGCCTGACCGCAACCTTGCTCTGGAACTGGTCCGCGTCACCGAGGCCGCGGCCATCGCCGGCGGCCACTGGGTCGGATTCGGCGACAAGAACAAGGCCGACGGTGCCGCCGTCGACGCCATGCGCTCTTTCCTGCAGACCGTCCACTTCAACGGCGTCGTGGTCATCGGCGAAGGCGAAAAAGACGAAGCCCCCATGCTGTTCAACGGCGAGCGTGTCGGCGACGGCACCGGCCCCGAGTGCGACGTCGCCGTCGACCCGATCGACGGGACCCGGCTGACCGCCCTCGGCATCAACAATGCTCTGGCCGTCCTGGCCGTGGCCGAGCGCGGCTCCATGTTCGACCCCTCCGCCGTGTTCTACATGGAGAAGCTCGTCACCGGCCCGGAAGCTGCCGACATGGTTGACCTGCGCCTGCCGGTCAAGCAGAACCTGCACCTCATCGCCAAGGCCAAGGGCGTCAAGGTCAACCAGCTCAACGTGATGATCCTGGACCGCGACCGGCACCGGCCGCTGGTCGAGGAAATCCGCGAAGCCGGCGCCCGCACGAAGTTCATCATGGACGGCGACGTTGCCGGCGCCATCGCGGCGGCCCGTGCCGGCACCGGCGTCGACGCGCTGATGGGCATCGGCGGAACCCCGGAAGGCATCGTCGCGGCCTGTGCGATCAAGTCCCTCGGCGGCGTCATCCAGGGCCGGCTCTGGCCCACCAGCGACGAGGAGAAGCAGAAAGCGATTGACGCCGGACACGACCTGGACCGGGTGCTCTCCACCAACGACCTGGTCTCCAGCGACAACTGCTACTTCGCGGCCACCGGCATCACCGACGGCGACCTGCTCAAGGGCGTGCGTTACTCCAAGGACAAGGTCCTCACCCAGTCCATCGTGATGCGCTCCAAGTCCGGCACCATCCGCTTCGTCGACGGCGAGCACCAGGCCAGCAAGTGGGAGGGCTACGCCCGCAAGCACTAGCCGTCACAGCGCGCGAAAGTACACTTGGGGCCCCGAATCCAGCCGGATCGGGGCCTCAAGTGTACGTTCGGCGCGCAGGCTGCGGCCGAGGGCGGCCCGCACCTTCTCGATGACGAAGGGCCGATCGCCGTCGAGGTCCTCCTTGAAGACCCGCACTTCCTTCCAGCCGAGGGCTTCCGTCATCGCCAGCCGACGGCTGTCGCTCTGCTGCTGCCTTGGGTCGGCGTGGTGGGCGCCGTCGTACTGAAGGGCGACGTAGTGCTCCGGGTAGGCGGCGTCGGGCCAGACGCAGGCCTGGCCCCACGTGTTGCGGATGATGTGGTTCAGCACGGGTTCGCCCAAACCTGCCCGGCACAGAATCAGCCGCATTTTCGTTTCCTGCGGTGAGTCGGCGCCCACCCGGATGTCCGGCAGCGCCGCCCGCGCGGTACGCACCCCGCGCATTCCGGGATGCGCCGCAACGATCCGTTGAAGCTCCGCCGGGGCGGCCAGGGCGGACCGGGGCGCGGGGAACTCCGGCCCGTGGGCGACGACGATGGAGTCGCCGGCCGCCACAAGCTCGTCGGGTGTCAGGATGGCAGCAAGATCCAGCCAAGTCCGGGCCGGCGAGGTCACCCGGAGCCCGTCCACGACCACCACCTCGCCGGGCAGGAAGGTCAGGCGGTGTCCGACGACGTTGCGGCGTCGCGGTTTGCTGCTGTCACGTTCGCGGGCCACATGGATCCGCCAGTCCTCCTGCAGCCACCCGGGCAGGCCCATGGCCCAGAACCGTCCGCCGGAGTGGTGGGTCAGTGTCGACTCGTCGTCGAGGGCGGAGAAAGCGCGAAGGCTCGCGGCGGGGTCGTCCGCGGCCGCGGGAACCCGGATGCCGCGCGAGGGCACATAGACATCGGGCCGGCGGGTCCGCTTGCGGGAGATGCCCGCGGCATCGGCATCCCGGGCGGTGAAGGAGCCGGCAAGCAATTCCGGCGGCAGCGGACGACGGGCCATGCTTCAGTGTGCGCCGACATGAACCGGTCAGAGGGGTTATCCACAGCTCCCGACGGCTGCCATCGCGCGAACGTACACTTGGGGCCCTGAAAACAGGGCTCCGAGGGGCCCCAAGTGTACGTTCGCGCCGAGGCGAGGGGCCTCAAGTGTACGTTCGCGCCGGAGGGGTTACTTCCGGAGGCGGGCGCGCAGGGAGTTGACGAGCTTCTTCCCTACCTGGGCGGCCTTGCGGGCGAGTTGGTAGGTGCCGTAGCGAAGCTTCTTCACCGGCAGGTCCCAGGTCCCCGGGAAGGCGATTTCGCGGCCGCCGAAGGATTTCTTGAACGCCGTGAAACCGGCCCACTTGTGGTCGGGCTGGTCGGCCGGAGCCACACCCCAAAGGTCCACATGCTGCAGGCCCTTTTCCTTAGCGTCGGCCATCAGCGTCACAAGCAGCGGGATTCCCGCGCTGAGCTTCCGGTGGGTGTCGTCCAAAGCGGCGTGGGCGTAGGTGCGGGTGTCCGCCGAGTCGTACGCCAGGGCCGCGGCGATCGGCTCGCCCTCCAGTTCCGCGATGAACAGGGTGGCCGCGCCGGCGGGCATCAAAGACCGTGCCACCTGGCTCAGGTACTCGTCGCTTTGCGGCTTGAAGCCGTTGCGGGCCGCGGTCAGGTGCAGGAACTTCAGCAGCACGGAAATCTCCGCCGGGTCCTGGCTGGACCGGAACGTCACACCCTTCTTGTGGATGTTGCGGTACAGGTTGCGGTTGACCGGCTTCATGTCCGCCAGGACGTCCTTGAAGTCGCGGTCCAGGTCCACGATCCAGCTCAGTTCGGGCTGCAGGTTCGCCGGGGCGGGACGCAGCCCGCGGCTGCGCAGCACGGTGCCGGCGTCGGCGCTGGTGAAGCCCGCGTCGACCGGCTCCACCCGGACGAACACCGCCCCGCACCGGCGTGCCAGTGCGGTCAGGGACTCAAGCGCGGCGTCGAAGGCGTCAAGGGAATCGGCCAGGGGCCCGTAGGGCACATAGAGCAGCTTGCCGGCGGGGTTGCTTTCCTCGATGGCCAGGAATCGCCAGCCCGGTCCCGCCTCTTCGTGGACGGTGCGGCCCAGGGCGCGCTGTACGTCGGCCCAGTGCGGGCCCTGCAGGAAGTAGTCCACGGCTCAGGCCTTCATTCCGGTAGTAACGGCAAAGGCCACGGCGGGCCCGGTGGCACCGGCGACGGGGTGCACGTTAACCGGCGCCTCGGCGGCCGGCAGGAACGCGGACGCCCCGTGATCCAGCTGCAGGTCGCCCTTGGGGGAGTCCAGCAGGACTGAGCCGGTGACCACGATGATCACGGCGGCTCCTGACTGCGCGAGCGGGACCGGCTCCGCGCCCGGAAGCAGTTCCACCCGTTGCAGCGCGAATTCCCGGAACGGAGGGCGGAAGAGCTCCTGACCCAGCATCGTGGTCTCGGCGGAGAGCATGGGCACGCCAACGGCCTCAAAAGCGACCGTCTTCAGCAGCTCGGGGACGTCCACGAATTTCGGCGTCAGCCCGCCGCGGAGCACGTTGTCCGAGGAGGCCATCACCTCGATGCCCAGGCCGCGCAGGTAGGCGTGCACGTTCCCGGCGGGCAGGTACACGGCCTCGCCGGGGGCCAGCGAAATCCGGTTCAACAGCAGCGAGATCAACACACCGGGATCCCCGGGGTAGTCCCCGTTGAGGTTCACCACGGTGGTCAGCTCCGCCACGTGGGCCCCCATCGGGGCGCCGGAGACAAGGGCGGCGACGACGGCGGCCGTCGCCGCGGAGACATCCTCGCCGCCGGCGATCAGCCGCTCGAAGGCGGACCGCAGCGCGGCCGGTTCGTCCGGTCGCGCGAGATCCTCCAGCAGCTGCGGGATCAGCGGCGGCAGGTCCAGGCCTGCCAGCTCGAAACAGTCCGCCAGGTGTTGGAAGATGGCCCGCGACGCCGCTGCCGGCCGGAAGCCGCACAGCGCTTCGAAGTCCGTCAGGGCGAAGATCATTTCCGGCTTGTGGTTGTCGTCCTTGTAGTTGCGGGTCGCGGCGGCATGGTCGACGCCGGCGGCTTCCTCGCGGGCGAAGCCGGCCCGAGCCTGCTCCAGTGTCGGATGCACCTGCAGGGACAGCGGCCGCTCGGCGGCTAGGACCTTGAGCAGGAACGGCAGCCGCGGACCGAACTCGGCCACGCTATCCCCGCCCAGGTGGTGCACCGGGTCGCTGGCGATCAGGGCGTCGAGCGCCAGCCGGTCGCCGTCGCCCGTGGCGCCAGCGGCAGGAGCGGCTGCCGCGGCGTCCCTGGTGACGACCACGGAGGGCGAGTCCGGGTGGGCGCCGACCCACAGCTCGGCCTCCGGACCGCCGGAGGCCGGCCGGCCGAGCAGGCCGGCGATCGCGGTCTTGGACCCCCAGGCGTAGGGCCGGAGGACGTTCTCGAGTGCGTACATGGATCCTTATCCTAGAGCGGGGCGCACTGGCCGTTGGTGGCTACCAGGTTGCGGATGGACTGCTCATCGCCGTTGCGTTTGAAGCCGTTGAGCATTTCCTCGGTGATCGGCTCGCCTTGGGGCGTCGTCGTCACCGGGGTGAAGTCAGACGACGACGGCGACGGCGCGGGCTTGGTGCCCGGCTGCGCCAATGGCACCGCGCCGGCGGAGATCGGCCCGGGAGCCGCGGCCGGCTGGCGGAGCGAATCGTCGGCCGCCCCCGCCGCGGGTGCCGGCCCCAGGAGCTTGTCCACGGCCTGGTGGATCTTGTCGAAGTCCGGCACCGTGGAGAAGGAGGCATCGAAGTCGGGCGGACCGATGGTGAGCCGGCTCACCGGCTGGCCCTTGGACTTCATCGCCAGGTCCACAAAGCTGCCGAGCTGGCTGGCCGAGATGTTGGAATCGACCACCTTCGTGCCGGCCTTGACGATGTCCTCGAACTTGGTCAGCAGGGTGGCCGGATCCAGCTGTTTGAGCATCGCCTGCTGGACGCACTGCTGCCGCGCGATGCGCGCGTAATCGTCGACGAACTCCCGCGAGCGGCCGTACCAGAGGGCGTGGTAGCCGTCCAGGGTGTTGTCCCCGGCCGGGATCCAGCCGAGCGGCATGCCGTGGATGCCCTTGGCCTCGTCGATCGTCT
The nucleotide sequence above comes from Arthrobacter sp. KBS0702. Encoded proteins:
- a CDS encoding PhoH family protein, producing MAISEVLPDVISDQGKKATSRAKRATSTTGAANPDAAAGLAVSGEGTAEQETARSYVIDTSVLLSDPRALLRFAEHEVILPIVVITELESKRHDPELGYFARKALRLLDDLRVEHGGLDRPIPLGHDGGTLMVEMNHISAEVLPAGFRGGDNDSRILAVAKNLANEGRDVTVVSKDLPMRVKASAMGLLADEYRNELVKDSGWTGIAEIDAAEDEVATLYGHEPVFIPAAAELPVNTGLVLLSSRGSALGRVGADKQVRLVKGDRDVFGLHGRSAEQRLAIDLLMDPSVGIVSLGGRAGTGKSALALCAGLEAVLERREHRKVIVFRPLYAVGGQELGYLPGSESEKMNPWAQAVFDTLGALVSQEVVEEVMDRGMLEVMPLTHIRGRSLHDAFVIVDEAQSLEKNVLLTVMSRIGQNSKIVLTHDVAQRDNLRVGRHDGVAAVVETLKGHPLFGHITLTRSERSPIAALVTDMLEGAEI
- a CDS encoding GNAT family N-acetyltransferase; the protein is MTELARYWPPFGLTLTTPRLTLRPIRDEDIPAAVRAARSGIHEPGRSPFSTPWTESPAEELGPNMAQWYWRCRGTMSPQDWTLLLGIWHDGEFIGCQDLGAKDFATLKTVSTGSWLTQSVQGQGLGKEMRAAVALYAFDWLDAEVAESEAAAWNQQSLGVSRSLGYELNGTTRANWGGQLRDAQRVRLTPATFKRPDWTLKVEGHEPTAKHLGIGL
- a CDS encoding A24 family peptidase, with protein sequence MIHRLGELGGAAPLAFWLVLLACAYFAVMAARLTVIDIRHHLLPNRIIFPSYAVAGVLLLGGAAADGGAGLFGVPGLRVLAGAAVLWLFYFLLRAVYPPGMGFGDVKLAGVLGLYLGFLGWAHVFAGTFAAFLFGGLWSVALLLTRRGTLKSDIPFGPFMLAGTAAAMLLLPAG
- a CDS encoding NUDIX domain-containing protein codes for the protein MATPDFILKLREKIGHESLWIPGARAVVFDDAGRVLLGQRADNGQWGLITGILEPGEEPAPGLLREVLEETGVVAVAERLVSVDAVGPTTYPNGDVCHFLTLVFRCRFVSGEARVNDDESLAVGWFRPEEFPELMPGHLEAIERAREPDGAAHFRS
- a CDS encoding class II fumarate hydratase, with the translated sequence MTSTADLNTEEFRIEHDTMGEVRVPVNALYRAQTQRAVENFPISGKTLERAHIEALARVKKAAAQANAELGVLDGELAQAIADAADEVAAGKYDGDFPIDVFQTGSGTSSNMNTNEVLAELASRALKAAGSEKVVHPNDHVNASQSSNDVFPTSVHVAATSALINDLIPALGYLAESLERKAVEFKDVVKSGRTHLMDATPVTLGQEFGGYAAQVRYGIERINASLPRVAEVPLGGTAVGTGINTPAGFPERVIELLAADTGLPLTEARDHFEAQANRDGLIEASSQLRNIAISFMKINNDLRWMGSGPNTGLGEIAIPDLQPGSSIMPGKVNPVICEASIMVCAQVIGNDTAIAWSGTNGAFELNVGIPVMAANLLESVRLLANTSRVMADKMIDGITANVERARFLAEASPSIVTPLNKFIGYENAAKIAKKAVAEGLTIRETVVAMGFLERGELTEEQLDTALDVMSMTRPPHKA
- a CDS encoding carbonic anhydrase codes for the protein MATYLTPALAWRRLREGNERFVAGESSHPNQDASRRSSLVETQNPFAVIFGCADSRLAAEIIFDLGLGDAFVVRTAGQVIDDAVLGSIEYSIGVLGVPLIVVLGHDSCGAVIATKNAVETGEMPAGFIRSLVERITPAVLTSMRNDQHDVNDMVVENVKQTSQRLVDSSRVISDAVEGGRAAVIGLAYRLAEGRADLVSGIGELQ
- a CDS encoding DUF4245 domain-containing protein, producing MNELQDTSPKAPGSPAGGAAPGAEGAAGGQPVKPVIRAAAAKRANASVIGMIIALVLSIAAFLPVVLMNPSPKSDGYHPDINVSAIAKNAAGVAGFTPVAPDTGDTFRSNYARWESGTGSGVATWEVGYLTPKDSFIGLVQTRQSNPTWLLQQTKSAPVTGTRTAGGRDWQLRDTGKGEKSMVLDYRGTTVVLTGPAQLEEFSVLAAAVVKALDAPAATVSPSATPTP
- the glpX gene encoding class II fructose-bisphosphatase, which produces MTQKYSTLSPSLAVGIDEPDRNLALELVRVTEAAAIAGGHWVGFGDKNKADGAAVDAMRSFLQTVHFNGVVVIGEGEKDEAPMLFNGERVGDGTGPECDVAVDPIDGTRLTALGINNALAVLAVAERGSMFDPSAVFYMEKLVTGPEAADMVDLRLPVKQNLHLIAKAKGVKVNQLNVMILDRDRHRPLVEEIREAGARTKFIMDGDVAGAIAAARAGTGVDALMGIGGTPEGIVAACAIKSLGGVIQGRLWPTSDEEKQKAIDAGHDLDRVLSTNDLVSSDNCYFAATGITDGDLLKGVRYSKDKVLTQSIVMRSKSGTIRFVDGEHQASKWEGYARKH
- a CDS encoding peptidoglycan bridge formation glycyltransferase FemA/FemB family protein — protein: MDYFLQGPHWADVQRALGRTVHEEAGPGWRFLAIEESNPAGKLLYVPYGPLADSLDAFDAALESLTALARRCGAVFVRVEPVDAGFTSADAGTVLRSRGLRPAPANLQPELSWIVDLDRDFKDVLADMKPVNRNLYRNIHKKGVTFRSSQDPAEISVLLKFLHLTAARNGFKPQSDEYLSQVARSLMPAGAATLFIAELEGEPIAAALAYDSADTRTYAHAALDDTHRKLSAGIPLLVTLMADAKEKGLQHVDLWGVAPADQPDHKWAGFTAFKKSFGGREIAFPGTWDLPVKKLRYGTYQLARKAAQVGKKLVNSLRARLRK
- the manA gene encoding mannose-6-phosphate isomerase, class I — its product is MYALENVLRPYAWGSKTAIAGLLGRPASGGPEAELWVGAHPDSPSVVVTRDAAAAAPAAGATGDGDRLALDALIASDPVHHLGGDSVAEFGPRLPFLLKVLAAERPLSLQVHPTLEQARAGFAREEAAGVDHAAATRNYKDDNHKPEMIFALTDFEALCGFRPAAASRAIFQHLADCFELAGLDLPPLIPQLLEDLARPDEPAALRSAFERLIAGGEDVSAATAAVVAALVSGAPMGAHVAELTTVVNLNGDYPGDPGVLISLLLNRISLAPGEAVYLPAGNVHAYLRGLGIEVMASSDNVLRGGLTPKFVDVPELLKTVAFEAVGVPMLSAETTMLGQELFRPPFREFALQRVELLPGAEPVPLAQSGAAVIIVVTGSVLLDSPKGDLQLDHGASAFLPAAEAPVNVHPVAGATGPAVAFAVTTGMKA